One stretch of Comamonas testosteroni DNA includes these proteins:
- the cysM gene encoding cysteine synthase CysM produces the protein MKTYSTIEHAIGHTPLVALQRIGADANRERANVVLGKLEGNNPAGSVKDRPALSMIQRAEERGEIKPGDALIEATSGNTGIALAMAAAIKGYRMILIMPEDLSIERAQTMKAYGAELILTPKSGGMEYARDLADQMVAQGKGVLLDQFANPDNPRAHYETTGPELWEQTGGEITHFVSAMGTTGTITGVAKFLKEKNPNIKIIGAQPSEGSRIPGIRKWPEEYLPKIYDASLVDELVYVTQDDAEDMARRMAREEGIFAGISAAGALWVAQEIAKREQNATIVFVVCDRGDRYLSTGVFPA, from the coding sequence ATGAAAACTTATTCGACCATCGAACATGCTATCGGTCACACGCCGCTGGTGGCATTGCAACGCATCGGCGCGGATGCCAACCGTGAACGTGCAAACGTGGTACTGGGCAAGCTCGAAGGCAACAACCCTGCCGGCTCCGTCAAGGACCGGCCTGCGCTGTCCATGATCCAGCGTGCTGAAGAGCGCGGCGAGATCAAGCCTGGCGATGCACTGATCGAGGCAACGTCGGGCAACACCGGCATTGCCTTGGCCATGGCAGCAGCCATCAAGGGCTATCGCATGATTCTGATCATGCCCGAGGACCTGTCCATCGAGCGCGCCCAGACCATGAAGGCCTACGGTGCCGAACTGATTCTGACGCCCAAGAGCGGCGGCATGGAATATGCACGCGATCTGGCCGACCAGATGGTGGCGCAGGGCAAGGGGGTGCTGCTGGACCAGTTTGCCAACCCCGACAATCCTCGGGCCCACTATGAAACCACAGGGCCGGAGCTGTGGGAGCAGACGGGTGGTGAGATCACCCACTTTGTGAGTGCCATGGGTACTACCGGAACCATTACCGGCGTGGCCAAGTTCCTCAAGGAAAAGAACCCGAATATCAAGATCATCGGCGCTCAGCCTTCCGAGGGCTCGCGCATTCCTGGCATCCGCAAGTGGCCCGAGGAATATCTGCCCAAGATCTATGACGCTTCTCTGGTCGACGAGCTGGTCTATGTAACCCAGGACGATGCCGAAGACATGGCCCGCCGCATGGCGCGCGAAGAGGGCATTTTCGCGGGCATTTCTGCTGCCGGTGCACTGTGGGTGGCTCAGGAAATTGCCAAACGCGAGCAGAACGCCACCATCGTGTTTGTGGTGTGCGACCGCGGCGATCGCTACCTCTCCACAGGCGTGTTTCCGGCATGA
- a CDS encoding NUDIX domain-containing protein — protein MAYEVRFCSNCATELQWIVASEDSGEVQRLRCPSCGFTHWGNPTPVLAAVVEGDDGRVLLARNALWQEGVFGLITGFMEAGESPEAGICREVLEETGLRVKALRLLCCSEFLRMNQVLIAYHVRVQGRPEDVKLSPELLEYRWQTAQESLCWPAGTGYALAEWIKQKGFEPRFGAFRPGQNPEPDPAKWPVRRWGEDPRFTVAPALV, from the coding sequence ATGGCTTATGAAGTGCGCTTTTGTTCCAACTGCGCGACTGAGCTGCAATGGATTGTGGCCAGCGAGGACAGCGGCGAGGTACAGCGTCTGCGCTGCCCGAGCTGCGGGTTTACGCATTGGGGCAATCCCACGCCGGTGCTGGCGGCCGTGGTGGAGGGTGATGACGGCCGGGTGCTGCTGGCGCGCAATGCGCTGTGGCAGGAGGGCGTTTTCGGTCTGATCACCGGCTTCATGGAGGCCGGTGAATCGCCTGAAGCAGGTATCTGCCGCGAGGTTCTGGAAGAGACGGGGCTGCGCGTGAAGGCACTGCGTCTGCTGTGCTGCTCGGAGTTTCTGCGCATGAATCAGGTGCTGATTGCCTACCATGTGCGCGTGCAAGGCCGGCCTGAGGATGTGAAGCTTTCTCCCGAGTTGCTGGAATACCGTTGGCAGACGGCCCAGGAGTCGCTGTGCTGGCCTGCAGGCACGGGCTACGCTCTGGCCGAGTGGATCAAGCAAAAAGGCTTCGAGCCACGTTTTGGTGCTTTTCGTCCCGGCCAGAACCCCGAGCCTGACCCTGCCAAATGGCCTGTGCGACGCTGGGGCGAGGATCCGCGCTTTACAGTGGCCCCGGCTCTGGTTTGA
- a CDS encoding phage head spike fiber domain-containing protein, with protein sequence MATILNMPELRPAVLLDFANSGQVDPRISFTRASAATRWNAAGVRETVPAGVPRIDYDPATGKCLGLLVEGDRTNLVRRSNEFSHADWVQSALVGIGAPDANLMTKLVATTENRTHELYSATSSIGFADETLLTISVEAKADGANFFWLRCVNKAGSFPSATFNLLTGAASLRGAISASMRSLGGGVYRCSATFNLGAGASGSAGRTVLALASGEGAGAEVFAGDGVSGVWFRNVQTEVGAFASSYIPTVSAAATRAADSVTLQLSSPVSAGALVVAATPNGWSGADARFVSLTDGTTANCVALHLSPNGNGSIASVVTAAGNFQYGPAESAILPLRRLSRALTWGQASARVATNGVLAAPSGAITLPAPMNRLDIGNRLNTQFFSGHIERCALYAARITDSQLQRITA encoded by the coding sequence ATGGCAACAATTCTGAATATGCCTGAGTTGCGTCCCGCGGTGCTGCTGGACTTCGCCAACAGCGGGCAGGTGGATCCGCGTATCTCGTTCACGCGTGCGTCCGCCGCCACGCGCTGGAATGCAGCTGGCGTGCGGGAGACTGTTCCGGCCGGCGTGCCGCGTATCGACTACGACCCAGCGACCGGCAAATGCTTGGGTCTGCTGGTGGAGGGGGATCGCACGAATTTGGTAAGGCGCAGCAACGAGTTTTCGCATGCGGACTGGGTGCAATCGGCCTTGGTCGGCATTGGAGCCCCAGACGCCAACCTTATGACGAAACTGGTCGCTACGACCGAGAATCGAACACACGAGCTGTATTCGGCTACCTCGTCCATAGGGTTTGCCGATGAAACTCTGCTCACGATCTCAGTTGAGGCGAAGGCAGATGGAGCCAACTTCTTTTGGCTGCGTTGTGTTAACAAGGCGGGCAGCTTCCCTTCCGCAACCTTTAACCTCCTTACGGGGGCGGCATCACTGCGTGGAGCTATATCCGCCAGCATGAGGTCGCTAGGGGGTGGCGTCTACCGATGCTCAGCAACTTTTAATCTGGGGGCTGGAGCATCGGGCTCTGCTGGTCGCACTGTGCTGGCTCTTGCATCTGGAGAAGGTGCCGGCGCCGAGGTGTTCGCTGGCGACGGTGTTTCAGGTGTGTGGTTCAGGAATGTTCAAACAGAGGTCGGTGCTTTCGCCTCTTCGTATATTCCCACTGTTTCAGCGGCGGCAACGCGGGCGGCTGACAGTGTCACGTTGCAGCTGTCGTCTCCAGTGTCGGCCGGAGCTTTGGTTGTGGCGGCAACGCCCAATGGCTGGTCAGGTGCTGATGCTCGCTTTGTGTCGCTGACAGATGGCACGACAGCCAACTGCGTGGCCCTGCACTTGAGCCCCAATGGCAATGGGTCCATCGCTTCAGTGGTCACTGCGGCTGGGAACTTCCAGTATGGGCCAGCGGAAAGCGCCATCCTGCCATTGCGCCGACTGTCTCGTGCACTTACCTGGGGGCAGGCCTCAGCAAGGGTGGCAACCAATGGTGTACTTGCCGCGCCAAGTGGAGCCATAACCTTGCCGGCTCCCATGAACAGGCTAGATATCGGGAACCGGCTGAATACCCAATTTTTCTCGGGCCACATCGAGAGGTGTGCGCTCTACGCCGCCCGCATTACCGATAGCCAACTGCAAAGGATCACGGCATGA
- a CDS encoding Y-family DNA polymerase, which produces MFALIDGNNFYVSCERAFRPSLQGIPVVVLSNNDGCAISRSDEAKALGVKMGQPFFQLRDLVEHKGLVCLSPNFELYGDMSDRMMSLAAGLGPTQEIYSIDESFIGDLDGVRDLTRRAFAIRARILKWTGIPTCVGLAPTKTLAKLCNHVAKDSERKPGSYPAELQRVCNWAELSDQQRTDILGRTPAGEIWGVGRRISAQLAEQGVLTALDLARMPAHAARDGWSVVLERTVRELQGVSCMSLETAPAAKKQIACTRSFGHPITTLPPLIEAVSEFATRAAEKLRAGSLRAGALHVFAHTSPFRSGRRFYETAVIQLQPPSSDTKALVNAAVRGLRSIYQPGYQLSKAGVMLQDLCPAEVQQGDLLFQEPSRDQSKLMEAMDKVNKRFGKGTVHVASTGMPEQDESGWRMRQERRTPRYTTKIEDIPIARA; this is translated from the coding sequence ATGTTCGCGCTTATCGATGGAAACAACTTCTACGTCAGCTGCGAGAGGGCGTTTAGACCCTCTCTGCAGGGCATTCCTGTTGTTGTCCTGAGCAATAACGACGGCTGCGCCATCTCACGCTCCGACGAGGCCAAGGCCTTGGGCGTGAAGATGGGGCAGCCATTTTTTCAGTTGCGCGACCTGGTCGAGCACAAGGGTCTGGTCTGCCTCTCTCCAAACTTTGAGCTGTACGGCGACATGAGCGACCGCATGATGTCGCTGGCTGCCGGCCTGGGGCCCACTCAAGAAATCTATAGCATCGATGAATCATTCATTGGGGATCTGGATGGCGTGCGGGATCTGACCCGGCGCGCTTTTGCCATTAGGGCGCGCATCCTGAAATGGACCGGCATCCCCACCTGTGTGGGCCTCGCTCCCACCAAGACCCTGGCCAAACTCTGTAATCATGTCGCCAAGGATTCGGAGCGCAAACCGGGCAGCTACCCTGCAGAGCTGCAACGGGTCTGCAACTGGGCCGAGCTGTCCGACCAGCAGCGCACCGATATCCTCGGCCGCACGCCTGCCGGCGAGATCTGGGGCGTGGGCCGGCGCATCTCGGCCCAACTGGCCGAGCAAGGCGTGTTAACGGCGCTGGACTTGGCCAGGATGCCGGCACATGCCGCGCGCGATGGCTGGAGCGTCGTGCTCGAGCGCACGGTGCGCGAGCTGCAGGGCGTGAGTTGCATGAGCTTGGAGACAGCTCCCGCCGCAAAAAAACAGATTGCATGCACCCGCAGCTTCGGCCACCCCATCACCACCCTACCCCCACTGATTGAAGCCGTGAGCGAATTTGCAACCAGGGCCGCAGAAAAGCTGCGCGCTGGCAGCTTACGCGCAGGCGCTCTGCATGTTTTCGCGCATACCTCGCCATTCAGATCAGGCCGCAGGTTTTACGAAACGGCAGTGATTCAACTCCAGCCGCCCTCCTCCGACACCAAGGCGCTAGTGAATGCGGCCGTGCGCGGCTTGCGATCGATCTACCAGCCTGGCTACCAACTATCCAAGGCCGGCGTCATGCTGCAAGACCTGTGCCCTGCAGAAGTACAGCAAGGCGATCTGCTTTTTCAGGAACCCAGCCGCGATCAGAGCAAGCTGATGGAAGCCATGGACAAGGTCAACAAGCGCTTTGGCAAGGGCACGGTGCATGTCGCCAGCACTGGCATGCCCGAGCAGGACGAGAGCGGCTGGCGCATGCGGCAAGAACGCCGCACACCACGCTACACCACCAAGATCGAAGACATCCCCATAGCGAGGGCCTGA
- a CDS encoding lysozyme: MSWKERLIAAIGGAAVALAVPLVQKYEGTVLRSYRDPVNVLTSCTGHTGPELRDGQTFTREQCEEMLYKDLAKHANALNCISVPLTDGQRAAFVSFAFNVGDDAFCRSTLVRKANAGDIDGACAELSRWTFAGGKQLPGLVKRRAAERQLCERGLA; this comes from the coding sequence ATGAGCTGGAAAGAAAGACTTATTGCGGCCATTGGCGGCGCTGCCGTGGCCCTGGCTGTGCCCCTGGTGCAGAAGTACGAGGGCACCGTGCTGCGCAGCTACCGCGACCCGGTCAACGTGTTGACCAGTTGCACTGGGCATACCGGCCCCGAGCTGCGCGATGGGCAGACGTTCACTCGTGAGCAGTGCGAGGAGATGCTTTACAAGGACTTGGCCAAGCATGCCAATGCACTGAACTGCATCAGCGTGCCGCTGACCGATGGCCAGCGCGCGGCCTTTGTGAGCTTTGCCTTCAACGTGGGCGATGACGCCTTCTGCCGCAGCACCTTGGTGCGCAAGGCCAATGCGGGCGACATTGACGGCGCCTGTGCCGAGCTGAGCCGCTGGACATTCGCCGGCGGCAAGCAACTGCCCGGCCTGGTCAAGCGTCGTGCTGCAGAGCGTCAATTGTGCGAGCGGGGGCTGGCATGA
- a CDS encoding LexA family protein — translation MPVQLTASPVALPLADCSVRAGFPSPAEDFSGKRLDIAELLVEHPQATFLLRVAGPSMREYGIDDGDIIVVDRALRARHGSIVVAVLDNDFTVKVLYNAGGNFRLRAGNPTYPDIVPKENQELEIWGVVKSCIKRFA, via the coding sequence ATGCCCGTCCAACTCACTGCCTCCCCAGTTGCTTTGCCTCTGGCAGATTGCAGCGTGCGCGCAGGCTTTCCCTCACCAGCCGAGGACTTCTCAGGCAAGCGGCTAGATATTGCCGAGCTGTTGGTAGAACATCCACAGGCCACATTCCTGCTGCGCGTGGCCGGGCCGTCCATGCGCGAGTACGGCATTGATGATGGCGACATCATCGTGGTCGACCGGGCACTGCGCGCACGCCATGGCAGCATCGTCGTGGCCGTGCTTGACAATGACTTCACCGTCAAAGTCTTGTACAACGCTGGCGGCAATTTCAGGCTCCGGGCCGGCAACCCCACCTACCCCGACATCGTCCCCAAAGAAAACCAGGAGCTGGAAATCTGGGGCGTGGTCAAGTCCTGCATCAAGCGCTTTGCATGA
- a CDS encoding sulfurtransferase TusA family protein codes for MHVDQEVDTRGLNCPLPILKAKKALAAMQSGQLLKVVATDTGSIRDFQAFAKQTGNELVEQQTVGDEFIHILRRR; via the coding sequence ATGCACGTAGACCAAGAAGTTGATACCCGCGGCCTGAACTGTCCGCTGCCCATTCTCAAGGCCAAGAAAGCGCTGGCTGCCATGCAAAGCGGCCAATTGCTCAAGGTCGTGGCCACGGATACCGGCTCCATCCGGGACTTCCAGGCCTTTGCCAAGCAGACCGGCAACGAGCTGGTCGAGCAGCAGACGGTTGGTGATGAATTCATCCATATCCTGCGTCGGCGCTGA